Within the Marixanthomonas sp. SCSIO 43207 genome, the region TCGTATGATTACTGCCTATAGAAACCACGTACAGCCCATTGGTATGGGAGTGGATCCTAAAAAAGTAATGGCAGAACTTTACGGAAAAAAAACCGGTACTTCTCAAGGTTTGGGAGGCTCAATGCATATTTTCTCAAAAGAACATCGTTTTTATGGAGGTCACGGTATTGTTGGTGGTCAAATTCCATTAGGAGCCGGGATTGCTTTTGCAGATAAATATTTTGAGCGAGATGCAGTAACTCTTACCTACATGGGTGATGGAGCTGTAAGACAAGGTTCACTTCACGAGGCATTCAACCTTGCAATGCTTTGGAATTTACCTGTAGTTTTTATTTGTGAAAATAACGGGTATGCTATGGGAACATCTGTAGCACGTACCGCAAATCATACAGATATTTGGAAACTTGGGTTAGGTTATGAGATGCCTTGCAAGCCTGTTGATGGTATGAAACCAGAGGTTGTTGCAAAAGAAATGGATGAGGCTATAGACCGAGCACGTCGCGGTGATGGCCCTACCTTTTTAGAGATACGCACCTACAGATATAGAGGACACTCAATGAGTGATGCACAACATTATCGTACCAAAGAAG harbors:
- the pdhA gene encoding pyruvate dehydrogenase (acetyl-transferring) E1 component subunit alpha — protein: MKKITKKTYLDWYENMYFWRKFEDKLAQVYIKQKVRGFLHLYNGQEAVLAGALHAMDLEKDRMITAYRNHVQPIGMGVDPKKVMAELYGKKTGTSQGLGGSMHIFSKEHRFYGGHGIVGGQIPLGAGIAFADKYFERDAVTLTYMGDGAVRQGSLHEAFNLAMLWNLPVVFICENNGYAMGTSVARTANHTDIWKLGLGYEMPCKPVDGMKPEVVAKEMDEAIDRARRGDGPTFLEIRTYRYRGHSMSDAQHYRTKEEVKKKQEEDPISYVLNKIYEKKWATEDDIKKVNKRVKDLVKECEQFAEESGYPDKNVMYDTVYEQEDYPFLPHKL